In one Epinephelus moara isolate mb chromosome 6, YSFRI_EMoa_1.0, whole genome shotgun sequence genomic region, the following are encoded:
- the lratd2b gene encoding protein LRATD2, with amino-acid sequence MGNQVEKLTHLNYAEVPTSDPNGFDPDDDGPRIGVSYIFSNDDDDDQDENLDRFSSDNHVVSHEEKPFDPQDELECAIYYREECIYETGTGAATHSAESLLNKCRPGDLLEFVATGQYPHWAVYVGDFQVVHLHRAEIKNNFLTDVSQGKKGRIVNGLYRYRALPPEVIVRNALDHVGSRDRELYWRNSECFAAWCRFGKREFKIGGEIRIGKQPYRLKLLFSEKKNHVLEFQSLEDVIMEKRRNDQIGKDAVMQELANHLNTTHEIKEERFVN; translated from the coding sequence ATGGGGAACCAGGTGGAGAAACTAACGCATTTAAATTACGCGGAGGTGCCAACATCGGACCCAAATGGGTTCGACCCGGACGACGACGGACCGCGGATCGGCGTCTCTTACATTTTCTCCAACGACGACGATGACGACCAGGACGAGAATTTGGACCGCTTTTCATCAGATAACCACGTGGTGAGCCATGAGGAGAAGCCCTTCGACCCCCAGGACGAGCTGGAGTGCGCGATTTACTACCGAGAGGAGTGCATCTATGAGACCGGCACCGGAGCCGCCACTCACTCTGCGGAAAGTCTCCTGAACAAGTGCAGACCCGGAGACCTGCTGGAGTTTGTGGCCACCGGACAGTATCCTCACTGGGCTGTCTACGTCGGGGACTTTCAGGTGGTGCATTTGCACAGGGCTGAGATAAAGAACAACTTCCTCACCGATGTGAGCCAGGGCAAAAAAGGCAGGATAGTGAACGGCCTCTACAGGTACCGTGCGCTCCCGCCGGAGGTGATTGTGCGCAACGCCCTGGACCATGTCGGGTCGCGAGACAGAGAGCTGTACTGGAGAAACTCTGAGTGCTTCGCCGCCTGGTGCCGCTTTGGCAAACGGGAGTTTAAAATCGGAGGGGAGATAAGGATAGGTAAGCAGCCGTACAGGTTAAAATTACTCTTTTCCGAGAAGAAGAATCACGTCCTGGAGTTTCAGAGCCTGGAGGATGTGATCATGGAAAAGAGGAGGAACGATCAGATTGGCAAAGATGCTGTGATGCAAGAGCTGGCCAACCACTTGAACACAACACATGAAATTAAAGAGGAGCGTTTTGTCAACTGA